In Schizosaccharomyces osmophilus chromosome 2, complete sequence, the following proteins share a genomic window:
- the cdc37 gene encoding Hsp90 co-chaperone Cdc37, giving the protein MAIDYSKWDKLELSDDSDIEGSFAFDLAKFIHPNVDKKSFIRWRQRDIHEKRSIRKQKMEDIKSAVTINQKLKDRIAQMYSYLQKDSPSEPLPYLSSFLQSKRQEDSEQAIEGGMSYHQMLVALLDSINKSIEEEQNTSLGLTEQYIKHLQGHEKRLDNLMINAQREYDELESESKKHITSEDLHIGFDSTHVQKKEQEKKKKQKEPVQVIESLNDPSPSSLQENASPAQSSSVAANTDEGESDSDSVSMSVEGNKFSQIAFGDYVASESFLKDHLHLLAQESESDSILLEAFNAELEGKPWLAKQFVHQALLLNYCRQLGPGGITIFFQRVQDPNHQARRLFLEDVQNTYSRIHERSHAMANEQAQNGEGVEQIQLCSVDPNTKLSIIIPEKGAAEPEMKAARVTFESFPPNLQKALETNNLDKINAVLGKMSVEDAEEVVEKLSSTGMLSIEEGIIDTTKGETIPQSTIE; this is encoded by the exons ATGGCAATCGACTATAGTAAATG GGACAAACTTGAGTTGAGCGATGACAG TGATATTGAAGGTTCGTTTGCGTTTGACTTGGCCAAGTTTA TTCATCCCAATGTTgataaaaaatcatttattCGCTGGCGCCAACGCGACATTCACGAGAAGCGTTCTAtaaggaaacaaaagatggaAGATATTAAGAGTGCAGTAAcaataaatcaaaaactaaaGGATCGTATTGCTCAAATGTATTCCTATCTTCAAAAGGATTCCCCTTCGGAACCTTTGCCTTAcctttcttcattcttgCAATCTAAAAGACAAGAGGATTCCGAGCAGGCTATAGAAGGAGGCATGTCTTATCATCAGATGTTGGTTGCCCTTTTGGATTCCATTAACAAGTCTATTGAAGAGGAACAAAATACTTCGTTAGGCCTTACCGAGCAATATATCAAGCATCTTCAAGGTCATGAGAAACGCCTTGACAATTTGATGATTAATGCCCAGAGAGAATACGATGAACTTGAATCTGAGAGCAAAAAGCATATTACTTCAGAAGATTTGCACATCGGATTTGACAGCACACAtgtccaaaagaaagaacaagaaaagaaaaagaaacagaaagaaCCTGTTCAGGTTATCGAATCTCTTAATGATCCTAGCCCATCTTCTCTCCAAGAAAATGCCTCCCCAGCTCAGTCTTCATCTGTCGCTGCTAATACCGATGAAGGAGAATCTGATTCGGATAGTGTTTCAATGTCTGTTGAGGGAAACAAATTTTCTCAAATTGCTTTCGGTGATTACGTTGCTTCTGAGTCTTTCTTAAAGGATCATCTTCATTTACTAGCTCAGGAGTCAGAATCGGATTCAATTTTGCTTGAGGCATTCAACGCTGAACTGGAGGGTAAGCCCTGGTTAGCTAAGCAATTTGTCCACCAAGCATTATTGCTCAATTATTGCCGACAACTTGGCCCTGGTGGAATCACAATATTCTTTCAACG TGTACAAGATCCCAATCACCAAGCTCGTCGCTTGTTCTTGGAGGATGTTCAAAATACATATAGCCGTATTCATGAACGTAGCCACGCTATGGCAAATGAACAAGCTCAAAATGGAGAAGGTGTTGAGCAAATTCAACTCTGTTCTGTGGATCCGAATACCAAACTGTCTATAATAATTCCGGAGAAAGGCGCCGCAGAACCTGAGATGAAAGCTGCGCGAGTGACTTTTGAGTCATTTCCCCCTAATCTCCAAAAGGCTTTGGAAACTAACAATCTCGATAAAATCAATGCTGTCCTTGGTAAAATGTCCGTTGAAGATGCAGAAGAGGTTGTTGAAAAACTTAGCAGCACTGGCATGCTTAgtattgaagaaggaataaTAGATACCACTAAAGGTGAAACAATTCCCCAATCTACCATTGAATAA
- the mdl1 gene encoding mitochondrial peptide-transporting ATPase produces the protein MVVDLIRKNAIHPRRFHSKFLLNYVGQFQAGSCSKLSVPTKFSPTNHASFVTQSFLASAYSKKPSHTKRDFTSCKSFCHQYPSLPSCHIYPPRIPTICVRKNSSFSSDSKGSSDSHVAATKKVDPQLQNNSPNLGNSSHGSKLEGQKKSINSSSENSDPKTPQEPRKITFWNILVLAKGQGKQFSLAATLLLISSSISMSIPYAVGKIVDAGSSSVESGFTEIMGIPSNTFYMGLLGLFLVGSACNFGRIFTLRLLSENIISRLRSRLFAKCLSLDGRFFDSHLHGDIISRLTTDSSIVGKSLSTYLSDGLRSTVSAVAGIAMMLYTSLTLTGYMSLIVPPIALGAFFYGEYVRKLSRKTQDALGDLTRVSEERLANVRTTQAFLGERQEVHRFNNYIRNLFNLARKEALASGVFFGSTGFCGNATVIAILALGGNMVAAGHITVGQLSSFLLYTVYAGGSIIGLSGCFTDIMKGLGAAGRLFDLLDSVPKIVPSTGTPVPSTIRNSVLTFENVGFAYPTRPKSTIFKDLSFEIQPGMNIAIVAASGGGKSTVSQLLLRFYDPISGRILANGTDVSTFNVQQWRRNFGVVGQEPVLFTGTIRDNIAYGNPNATQEEIEAAALRADCGFIYSFPDTWDTEVGTRGLQLSGGQKQRIAIARALLRTPAFLILDEATSALDGEAEVMVNRTIQSLMHNRNMTTITIAHKLATIRSADLILVIGDGKILEQGKFEELSQPGSNFYRLIKWQLGRIDDVPPQ, from the coding sequence ATGGTTGTCGACCTTATTCGTAAAAATGCAATACACCCTCGTCGGTTCCATAGCAAGTTTCTCTTAAATTATGTTGGCCAGTTCCAAGCGGGTTCTTGCTCCAAGCTATCGGTCCCGACGAAGTTTTCTCCTACAAATCATGCTTCGTTCGTAACCCAATCTTTCCTTGCGTCAGCTTACTCCAAAAAACCTTCCCATACGAAAAGAGACTTTACTTCttgcaaaagtttttgtCACCAATATCcttctcttccttcatGTCATATTTATCCTCCACGTATCCCCACTATATGTGTTCGAAAAAACTCGTCGTTTTCGTCTGATTCTAAAGGTTCGAGCGATTCACATGTTGCAGCTACTAAAAAAGTTGATCCACAGCTTCAGAATAATTCCCCGAATCTAGGTAACTCATCCCATGGATCAAAATTGGAAGGgcagaagaaaagcattaaTTCATCCTCAGAGAATTCCGATCCTAAAACCCCCCAGGAGCCTCGAAAAATAACCTTTTGGAATATCCTCGTCCTTGCTAAAGGCCAAGGAAAGCAATTTTCCCTAGCTGCAACACTCCTGTTAATCTCCTCGTCTATTTCTATGTCAATCCCATATGCCGTAGGCAAGATTGTGGATGCTGGATCAAGCAGTGTTGAAAGCGGATTTACAGAAATCATGGGGATACCTTCTAATACTTTTTATATGGGTTTACTGGGGCTCTTTTTGGTTGGTTCTGCTTGTAATTTTGGCAGGATCTTCACACTTCGACTCCTAAGTGAAAACATCATTTCTCGTCTCCGTTCCCGGCTTTTTGCTAAATGCCTCAGTTTAGACGGGCGTTTCTTTGATTCACACTTGCATGGAGATATCATCTCTCGCTTAACCACCGATAGTAGCATCGTTGGTAAATCTCTCTCCACATATCTTAGTGACGGATTAAGAAGTACTGTCAGTGCCGTCGCTGGCATTGCTATGATGTTGTATACATCTTTAACACTTACTGGTTATATGTCTCTAATTGTTCCTCCAATAGCGTTAGgtgctttcttttacgGAGAATATGTTAGGAAACTATCTCGTAAGACTCAGGATGCTTTAGGTGATCTGACACGAGTCTCAGAGGAAAGACTCGCAAATGTCCGTACTACCCAGGCATTTTTGGGAGAACGTCAGGAGGTCCACCGTTTTAATAATTATATCCGTAATCTCTTCAACCTTGCCCGGAAAGAGGCCTTGGCCAGTGGTGTTTTTTTCGGTTCTACGGGTTTTTGTGGGAATGCAACCGTTATTGCTATACTTGCATTGGGTGGTAATATGGTTGCGGCCGGTCACATTACAGTAGGCCAACTAAGCTCCTTCTTACTTTATACTGTTTACGCCGGAGGAAGCATTATTGGTCTTTCTGGGTGTTTTACAGACATAATGAAAGGTCTAGGTGCAGCCGGTCGATTGTTCGACTTATTGGATAGTGTCCCTAAAATCGTACCTTCCACTGGAACACCAGTTCCTAGTACCATTCGAAACTCAGTGTTGACTTTTGAGAACGTCGGTTTTGCTTATCCTACGAGGCCAAAATCTACTATCTTCAAGGatctttcctttgaaaTACAACCTGGTATGAACATAGCCATTGTAGCAGCTAGTGGTGGTGGAAAATCAACCGTCTCTCAGCTTCTTTTGCGATTTTATGATCCTATTTCTGGAAGAATTTTAGCTAATGGAACCGACGTTTCTACCTTCAATGTACAACAATGGCGTCGTAACTTTGGTGTTGTAGGACAAGAACCGGTTCTTTTTACGGGTACCATCAGAGATAACATTGCATACGGAAATCCGAATGCAACTCAAGAGGAAATAGAAGCTGCTGCTCTACGTGCTGATTGTGGGTttatatattcttttccagATACTTGGGATACTGAAGTCGGTACGCGTGGGCTGCAGCTCAGCGGAGGACAAAAACAACGTATTGCAATTGCCAGAGCACTTCTTCGGACTCCTGCATTTTTAATATTAGATGAAGCCACTTCTGCTTTGGATGGTGAAGCAGAGGTAATGGTAAATCGTACTATTCAATCCTTGATGCATAATCGAAACATGACTACAATAACTATTGCTCATAAGCTAGCTACCATACGAAGTGCTGATTTAATTTTAGTCATTGGCGATGGTAAAATCCTTGAACAAGGGAAATTCGAAGAACTCTCTCAGCCGGGAAGTAATTTTTATAGACTGATAAAATGGCAATTGGGCAGGATCGATGATGTGCCTCCTCAgtaa